A window of the Nycticebus coucang isolate mNycCou1 chromosome 3, mNycCou1.pri, whole genome shotgun sequence genome harbors these coding sequences:
- the CXCL12 gene encoding stromal cell-derived factor 1 isoform X4, which translates to MDSKVVAMLALVLAALCLSDGKPISLSYRCPCRFFESHVARANVKHLKILNTPNCALQIVARLKNNNRQVCIDPKLKWIQEYLEKALNKRFKM; encoded by the exons ATGGACTCCAAGGTTGTCGCCATGCTGGCCCTCGTGCTGGCCGCGCTCTGCCTTAGCGACG GGAAACCCATCAGCCTGAGCTACAGATGTCCATGCCGATTCTTCGAAAGCCATGTTGCCAGAGCCAACGTCAAGCATCTCAAAATCCTCAACACTCCGAACTGTGCCCTTCAGATTGT GGCGAGGCTGAAGAACAACAACAGACAAGTGTGCATTGACCCCAAATTAAAGTGGATTCAGGAATACCTGGAGAAAGCTTTAAACAA GAGGTTCAAGATGTGA
- the CXCL12 gene encoding stromal cell-derived factor 1 isoform X1 yields MDSKVVAMLALVLAALCLSDGKPISLSYRCPCRFFESHVARANVKHLKILNTPNCALQIVARLKNNNRQVCIDPKLKWIQEYLEKALNKGRREEKVGKREKIGKKKRQKKRKAAQKRKY; encoded by the exons ATGGACTCCAAGGTTGTCGCCATGCTGGCCCTCGTGCTGGCCGCGCTCTGCCTTAGCGACG GGAAACCCATCAGCCTGAGCTACAGATGTCCATGCCGATTCTTCGAAAGCCATGTTGCCAGAGCCAACGTCAAGCATCTCAAAATCCTCAACACTCCGAACTGTGCCCTTCAGATTGT GGCGAGGCTGAAGAACAACAACAGACAAGTGTGCATTGACCCCAAATTAAAGTGGATTCAGGAATACCTGGAGAAAGCTTTAAACAA GGGGCgcagagaagaaaaagtggggaaaagagaaaagataggaaaaaagaagcgacagaagaagagaaaggcTGCCCAGAAAAGGAAATACTAG
- the CXCL12 gene encoding stromal cell-derived factor 1 isoform X3: MDSKVVAMLALVLAALCLSDGKPISLSYRCPCRFFESHVARANVKHLKILNTPNCALQIVARLKNNNRQVCIDPKLKWIQEYLEKALNKTIPVIPRGVHRHPEGEGGMR; this comes from the exons ATGGACTCCAAGGTTGTCGCCATGCTGGCCCTCGTGCTGGCCGCGCTCTGCCTTAGCGACG GGAAACCCATCAGCCTGAGCTACAGATGTCCATGCCGATTCTTCGAAAGCCATGTTGCCAGAGCCAACGTCAAGCATCTCAAAATCCTCAACACTCCGAACTGTGCCCTTCAGATTGT GGCGAGGCTGAAGAACAACAACAGACAAGTGTGCATTGACCCCAAATTAAAGTGGATTCAGGAATACCTGGAGAAAGCTTTAAACAA AACAATCCCAGTCATTCCCAGGGGTGTTCACAGGCATCCAGAAGGAGAAGGTGGGATGAGGtga
- the CXCL12 gene encoding stromal cell-derived factor 1 isoform X2 produces the protein MDSKVVAMLALVLAALCLSDGKPISLSYRCPCRFFESHVARANVKHLKILNTPNCALQIVARLKNNNRQVCIDPKLKWIQEYLEKALNNISHPSVPSRSSPSSSSSLSLFLNQ, from the exons ATGGACTCCAAGGTTGTCGCCATGCTGGCCCTCGTGCTGGCCGCGCTCTGCCTTAGCGACG GGAAACCCATCAGCCTGAGCTACAGATGTCCATGCCGATTCTTCGAAAGCCATGTTGCCAGAGCCAACGTCAAGCATCTCAAAATCCTCAACACTCCGAACTGTGCCCTTCAGATTGT GGCGAGGCTGAAGAACAACAACAGACAAGTGTGCATTGACCCCAAATTAAAGTGGATTCAGGAATACCTGGAGAAAGCTTTAAACAA CATTTCTCACCCGTCAGTTCCCTCAcgatcatcaccatcatcatcatcctcattatcattgtttttaaatCAATGA